One genomic region from Candidatus Hydrogenedens sp. encodes:
- a CDS encoding serine/threonine-protein kinase, with translation MDKRDEKPKDETIIEDSKVPKKIAKYEIIKEIGRGAMGVVYEAYDPLIERKVAIKTARKDLSVSSSVADEIFIRFTREAVMAGKIQHPNVVTIYDMGDEEGLAYIVMEYIEGDDLKTLLGKKKKWPLEEVLKIANATCSALYVTHQHGIVHRDIKPSNILMTKDGKIKLTDFGIAKLPESTLTKDGTLIGTLHYMSPEQFTAGEIDGRSDQFSLAVVLYELITGEKPFTGEEFGVIMHKVLKIQPLPPSDLNVSIPKALDDVLLKAMSKNPNDRYPDMEAFAKALNECVEKSKPKKPTESSDTEAPTVISVKELSEHEDKEKIIIGTSKKKVLPIVIGIVVVFAIIVLLGVFFANKEGNKQGVVTQPTAQQNIAYFGKVIFNIWQASTKEAYEDYQNYLDLKRISDFITPFDGQVEVEIRNQSSEIIYQNKKYQAGDVIQLKGEPNSISWIIRNGEDVITGELPPSLKPKEAGETVAKHILLPPRKN, from the coding sequence ATGGATAAACGAGATGAGAAACCAAAAGACGAAACAATAATCGAAGATTCGAAAGTTCCCAAAAAGATAGCGAAATATGAAATAATAAAAGAGATAGGGAGGGGAGCAATGGGGGTGGTATATGAAGCGTATGACCCGTTAATTGAGAGGAAAGTGGCTATTAAAACTGCCAGAAAAGATTTGTCTGTTAGTTCAAGCGTTGCAGATGAGATATTTATCCGATTTACCCGTGAAGCGGTTATGGCTGGTAAGATACAGCATCCTAATGTGGTGACTATCTATGATATGGGTGATGAAGAAGGTCTTGCCTATATTGTTATGGAATATATTGAGGGAGACGACCTTAAAACATTGTTGGGTAAGAAAAAGAAATGGCCATTAGAAGAGGTGTTAAAAATAGCAAACGCAACATGCAGTGCTTTATATGTTACCCATCAGCATGGAATTGTTCACAGAGATATTAAACCGTCTAATATTCTTATGACTAAAGATGGGAAAATTAAACTTACAGATTTTGGAATAGCAAAATTACCTGAGTCTACGTTAACTAAAGATGGAACATTAATAGGAACTCTACATTATATGAGTCCCGAACAATTTACAGCAGGAGAAATTGACGGGAGGTCTGACCAATTCTCTTTGGCTGTTGTCCTTTATGAACTTATTACTGGGGAAAAACCTTTTACAGGGGAAGAGTTTGGTGTAATTATGCACAAAGTACTAAAAATACAGCCTTTGCCACCTTCAGATTTAAATGTTTCTATTCCAAAAGCGTTGGATGATGTTCTTCTAAAAGCCATGAGCAAAAACCCAAATGACCGTTACCCTGATATGGAGGCATTTGCTAAAGCATTAAATGAATGTGTAGAAAAAAGCAAACCCAAAAAACCTACTGAAAGTTCAGATACAGAAGCACCGACAGTGATAAGTGTAAAAGAATTGTCCGAACACGAAGATAAAGAAAAAATAATAATTGGTACAAGCAAAAAAAAGGTGCTTCCGATTGTGATAGGAATTGTTGTTGTTTTTGCAATTATTGTTCTTTTGGGAGTGTTTTTTGCAAATAAAGAAGGTAATAAGCAGGGAGTTGTAACACAACCAACTGCACAACAGAATATTGCTTATTTTGGAAAAGTTATTTTTAATATATGGCAGGCAAGTACAAAAGAGGCTTACGAAGATTACCAAAATTATCTTGATTTGAAGAGAATCTCTGATTTTATTACACCTTTTGATGGACAGGTTGAGGTAGAAATACGAAATCAATCTTCTGAGATTATATATCAAAATAAAAAATATCAAGCAGGTGATGTAATTCAATTAAAAGGAGAACCCAATTCTATATCATGGATAATCCGAAATGGTGAGGATGTGATAACGGGTGAATTACCCCCGTCCCTAAAGCCAAAAGAAGCAGGTGAAACTGTGGCAAAACATATTTTATTACCACCTCGAAAAAATTAA
- a CDS encoding tetratricopeptide repeat protein, with protein MSNSKFKLIYIFLIILFPARLLLSENLEDVVRQKQGSVLLINCTDTNDDVIQASGFVISADGYVIASAHQVKNAKEIQGKLIDGQIFSLTLLYYSKEKDVSILKANRNFSSWVDINADVNVNAGTSVFTLASPDNLAFSVITGTVSNPNRLYKGNKVFQLTMYADPGASGAPVFNHKGDFIGMIIGKLEGTVFSLAISSEEIRKYLETTPIYEKIIPKSQTDKLNMLETEIIPLPNIDRTVLLAIEFYNKGVNSDDMKKKYEYYKKSAQLFPEFFEAWFNLGVVSEYLSDYQMAEKAYKRAITLDNQSIESKRNLGRLLLKMNRLEEAKETFESLVSLCSNCPQVYNDLGETLRRMNQLDKAEEYFNKAITLDSQYALAYYNLALIQLEKENEEEAIHYFTKYLDYTNETTGKEKVQRWINEMRNQKTKQ; from the coding sequence ATGAGTAATTCGAAGTTTAAACTAATATATATTTTTCTTATTATACTGTTTCCAGCAAGGTTATTGTTATCTGAAAACCTTGAGGATGTTGTTCGGCAAAAACAAGGTTCAGTACTTCTTATCAATTGTACAGATACCAATGATGATGTGATACAAGCCAGTGGTTTTGTGATTTCAGCCGATGGTTACGTTATTGCATCAGCACATCAGGTTAAAAATGCGAAAGAGATTCAAGGTAAACTTATTGATGGTCAGATTTTCTCCTTGACTCTACTTTACTATTCGAAGGAGAAAGATGTATCCATCCTTAAGGCGAATCGCAATTTTTCTTCATGGGTAGACATTAATGCTGATGTTAATGTAAATGCAGGGACAAGTGTATTTACTTTGGCATCGCCAGATAATCTGGCTTTTTCAGTTATTACAGGGACAGTTTCAAATCCAAATCGGTTATACAAAGGGAATAAAGTATTTCAATTAACCATGTATGCTGACCCAGGTGCAAGTGGAGCACCTGTGTTTAACCATAAGGGTGATTTTATTGGGATGATAATAGGTAAATTAGAAGGGACTGTTTTCTCATTGGCAATTTCTTCTGAAGAGATACGAAAATATTTAGAGACGACTCCAATTTATGAAAAAATAATACCAAAGAGTCAAACGGATAAATTAAATATGTTGGAAACAGAAATTATACCTTTACCGAATATAGACCGAACGGTTCTTTTAGCGATTGAGTTCTATAATAAGGGCGTTAATAGCGATGATATGAAAAAGAAATATGAATACTACAAAAAATCGGCACAATTATTTCCAGAATTTTTTGAGGCATGGTTTAATCTGGGAGTTGTTTCTGAGTATTTAAGTGATTATCAAATGGCAGAAAAAGCATATAAACGAGCAATAACACTCGATAACCAGTCAATAGAGTCGAAAAGGAATTTAGGACGATTATTATTAAAAATGAATCGGTTAGAAGAAGCAAAAGAAACATTTGAAAGCCTTGTTAGTTTATGCAGTAATTGCCCTCAGGTGTATAATGATTTAGGAGAAACATTACGAAGAATGAATCAGTTAGACAAAGCAGAAGAATATTTTAATAAGGCGATAACATTAGATTCTCAATATGCATTAGCATATTACAATCTTGCATTAATTCAACTTGAAAAAGAGAACGAAGAAGAAGCCATTCATTATTTTACGAAGTATTTGGACTATACCAATGAAACTACTGGTAAGGAGAAAGTTCAACGATGGATAAACGAGATGAGAAACCAAAAGACGAAACAATAA
- a CDS encoding F0F1 ATP synthase subunit A, translating to MEEIGKRWVLYYIPGTDIPIPLGGLHVYTVITSFFVLFLLLIISYWFSHRFQFIPTKTQSLLEIIILWFKSLIEPIIENSNIDILYEILPFVSSLFLFIFFGILLSLIPLPYLEEPTSDLNCTIALALTSLFYSWITALRFRGFHGIIKEFQGPLYSEGIEGQDKTLIQKLSVLFFFPFKIIEEISKIISLSCRLFGNTLGSGIVSIVISTLTFYMFVPILIDVLLTGFEAFIQAFVFASLSTVYISSYFAEH from the coding sequence ATGGAAGAAATTGGAAAAAGGTGGGTTTTGTACTACATTCCAGGTACGGATATTCCGATACCCTTAGGGGGACTCCATGTCTATACCGTCATCACCTCATTTTTTGTTTTATTTCTTTTACTAATCATTAGTTATTGGTTTTCGCACCGATTCCAATTTATTCCAACAAAAACACAATCCCTCCTTGAAATCATAATATTATGGTTTAAGTCTTTAATTGAACCAATTATTGAAAACTCCAATATAGACATTCTTTATGAGATATTACCTTTTGTATCATCTTTATTTTTATTTATATTTTTTGGCATCCTCTTATCACTTATACCTCTTCCCTATCTCGAAGAGCCTACAAGTGACCTAAATTGCACAATAGCCCTTGCACTAACCTCCTTATTTTACAGTTGGATAACCGCATTACGATTTAGAGGCTTCCACGGCATAATAAAGGAGTTTCAAGGACCTTTATACAGTGAAGGGATAGAAGGTCAAGACAAAACATTAATTCAAAAACTCTCAGTTCTATTCTTCTTCCCTTTCAAAATCATAGAAGAAATTTCTAAAATTATCTCCTTATCATGTCGTCTTTTTGGTAATACTCTTGGTTCTGGAATTGTTAGTATTGTTATTTCGACCTTAACCTTTTATATGTTTGTTCCAATTTTAATTGATGTTCTGTTAACAGGTTTTGAAGCGTTTATTCAGGCTTTTGTATTTGCATCACTGAGTACAGTATATATCTCTTCATATTTTGCTGAACATTAA
- the atpE gene encoding ATP synthase F0 subunit C: MDTNSWLNVLHFITAQTASTTGNSSSLISGEDYKIIFACISAAITMGLVGVAAALSEGYAAAKACEGIARNPESSGPVTRTMIIGQAVTESVAIYALVIAIIILFLMV, encoded by the coding sequence ATGGACACAAATTCATGGCTCAACGTACTTCACTTTATAACAGCACAAACTGCTTCTACTACTGGAAATAGCAGTTCACTTATCAGCGGAGAAGATTATAAAATCATCTTTGCATGCATTTCCGCCGCAATAACTATGGGTTTGGTAGGTGTAGCAGCAGCATTATCAGAAGGGTATGCAGCCGCAAAGGCATGTGAAGGAATAGCACGCAATCCAGAATCTTCAGGACCTGTTACTCGAACTATGATTATCGGACAAGCAGTAACAGAATCTGTTGCTATTTATGCACTTGTGATTGCCATTATCATTCTTTTCCTAATGGTTTAA
- a CDS encoding ATP synthase F0 subunit B: MITINFTIIIELLLFVIFFIVLRKLIWSPLLNTIKHREEFFEKKKREVETYKSKANQLRIDYQKQIEMIQKNYETEIDTIVRNAYNQQRKIIEQEQTRARELLNQYHNELEKYFYINRNSIEPYATELAEKIQQCLASQKKLF, translated from the coding sequence ATGATTACCATCAATTTCACAATAATTATTGAATTATTACTATTTGTTATATTCTTTATTGTGTTAAGAAAACTCATTTGGTCACCTCTTTTAAACACCATCAAACATAGAGAAGAGTTCTTTGAAAAAAAGAAAAGGGAAGTAGAAACATATAAGAGCAAAGCCAACCAATTAAGAATCGATTACCAGAAACAAATTGAAATGATTCAAAAAAATTATGAAACTGAAATTGATACTATTGTGCGTAATGCATATAACCAACAAAGAAAAATCATAGAACAAGAGCAAACACGTGCCCGAGAATTACTAAATCAATACCACAATGAATTAGAAAAATACTTTTATATAAATAGAAATTCTATCGAACCATACGCAACAGAATTAGCAGAAAAGATACAGCAATGCTTAGCCAGTCAAAAGAAACTTTTTTAA
- the atpH gene encoding ATP synthase F1 subunit delta: MNYTTRNKLATRYAEALKSLIHDEQELLKVNEAYQTLSAVMRKEPRFMSFLKNPSIPYENKILLLNKILETVNPPDYFIKLGEYLIKRQRVDLIPYIADVFLDKIDPWLNRIEVEVITATRITPESEKSLIKTLEHFTGKTVRLVKQINPRILGGIIVRFYGFSFDFSYKTQLEKLKEEIMKKEIDVHVI, translated from the coding sequence ATGAATTATACAACAAGAAATAAATTAGCCACCCGATATGCAGAAGCGTTAAAGTCTCTAATACATGATGAGCAAGAACTATTAAAGGTTAACGAGGCATATCAAACTCTTTCTGCAGTTATGAGAAAAGAACCTCGCTTTATGTCTTTTTTAAAGAACCCTTCTATACCTTATGAAAATAAAATACTATTACTAAATAAAATCTTAGAGACTGTTAATCCCCCTGATTACTTTATAAAATTAGGGGAATATTTAATCAAACGACAACGAGTAGATTTAATCCCATATATAGCCGATGTTTTCTTAGATAAAATTGACCCATGGTTAAACCGTATTGAGGTGGAAGTTATAACAGCAACACGTATAACCCCCGAATCTGAAAAATCGTTGATTAAAACACTTGAACATTTTACAGGTAAGACAGTCCGATTAGTAAAACAGATAAACCCACGAATATTAGGCGGAATTATCGTCCGCTTCTACGGTTTTTCTTTTGATTTCAGTTATAAAACACAATTAGAAAAATTAAAAGAAGAAATTATGAAAAAGGAAATAGATGTCCATGTCATATAA
- the atpA gene encoding F0F1 ATP synthase subunit alpha: protein MSYNPRIDEITNLIKQQISSYSGSIEVSETGTVIQSGDGIARIFGLEDAFMGELIDLPHNVKGMVFNLEEDHIGAILLGDYETIKEGDLAKRTWRVASVPVGESLIGRVVNALGEPVDAGGPIQAVEHYPVERISPGIIERTPVNIPLLTGIKAIDSMVPIGRGQRELIIGDRQTGKTSLAIDTIINQSDKNVICIYVAIGQKRSTVAQIVNDLTNFGAMKYTIIVSATASEPAPMQYLAPFAGCAMGEYFRDKGEHVLIIYDDLSKHASAYRQISLLLRRPPGREAYPGDIFYLHSRLLERSACLHPSKGGGTLTALPIVETQEGDVSSYIPTNVISITDGQIYLDSPLFYSGIRPAINPGISVSRVGGSAQTPIMKKIAGTLRILMAQYRELEVFSQFGSELDESSKAQLERGKRLTKILTQDRFKPCGLSEQIIIIFAGIYGFTDKIPLNDLTRFETELTAYIKNSHPDLYVYLGSNSKWDDTKHKELEDTIQLFLEKHWHDK from the coding sequence ATGTCATATAACCCACGTATTGATGAAATAACAAATCTGATAAAACAACAAATTAGTTCATATTCAGGAAGTATCGAAGTCTCAGAAACGGGAACTGTTATCCAAAGTGGTGATGGTATTGCACGAATTTTCGGATTAGAAGATGCCTTTATGGGAGAACTTATTGATTTACCCCATAATGTCAAAGGAATGGTTTTTAATTTAGAAGAAGACCACATAGGAGCAATATTATTAGGTGATTATGAAACAATAAAGGAAGGTGATTTAGCCAAACGCACATGGCGAGTCGCTTCCGTTCCCGTAGGTGAATCCTTAATAGGTCGTGTTGTAAATGCATTAGGTGAGCCTGTCGATGCAGGTGGTCCTATCCAGGCGGTGGAACATTACCCTGTAGAACGAATTTCGCCAGGCATCATTGAACGCACACCTGTAAATATTCCATTGCTTACAGGTATTAAAGCCATTGATTCGATGGTACCAATCGGGAGAGGGCAAAGGGAACTCATCATCGGCGACAGACAAACAGGTAAAACCTCTTTGGCAATTGATACAATCATCAACCAAAGCGATAAAAATGTAATCTGTATTTATGTCGCTATTGGTCAAAAACGTTCCACTGTTGCCCAAATTGTCAATGACCTCACCAATTTTGGGGCTATGAAATATACTATCATCGTATCAGCCACCGCTTCGGAACCAGCACCGATGCAATACCTCGCACCCTTTGCTGGATGTGCTATGGGGGAATATTTCCGAGATAAAGGAGAACACGTATTAATCATATATGATGACCTATCAAAACATGCATCCGCATACCGCCAAATCTCCTTACTTCTAAGACGTCCACCAGGAAGAGAAGCTTACCCTGGTGATATTTTTTATCTACACAGCCGATTATTAGAAAGGTCTGCATGTCTACATCCATCAAAAGGAGGAGGCACCCTTACAGCCTTACCTATCGTTGAAACACAAGAAGGAGACGTCTCCTCTTATATCCCTACAAATGTTATATCCATCACAGATGGACAAATCTATTTAGATTCTCCCCTATTTTATTCAGGTATACGCCCTGCAATAAATCCTGGAATTAGTGTCTCAAGAGTTGGTGGTTCCGCTCAAACCCCTATTATGAAAAAAATCGCTGGAACCCTACGTATCTTAATGGCACAATATCGAGAATTAGAAGTTTTTAGTCAATTCGGAAGCGAGTTAGACGAATCGTCAAAAGCTCAATTAGAAAGAGGTAAAAGACTGACTAAAATATTAACTCAAGACCGATTTAAACCCTGCGGATTATCAGAACAAATCATTATCATCTTCGCAGGAATTTATGGATTCACTGATAAAATTCCCCTAAACGACCTAACACGCTTTGAAACTGAACTCACTGCATATATTAAAAATAGTCATCCTGACCTCTATGTCTATTTAGGCTCTAACTCAAAGTGGGATGATACGAAACATAAGGAGCTTGAAGATACAATCCAACTATTCTTAGAAAAACACTGGCATGACAAATAG